In the genome of Tautonia marina, one region contains:
- the nuoL gene encoding NADH-quinone oxidoreductase subunit L — protein sequence MVESLIRNVWLIPLLPLLGGLIAFVGGRRLQGWNHLPVIAGIALSFLLSLTILLGTDGAEVTQVYSWFNIDQTIASAEAAETDLRDAALTIPIEFRVDGLTTMMLGMVTFVASIVAVFAAGYMAGDPGYPRFFFVFGMFVFSMTGLVLSSNFLLTYAFWEGVGLCSYLLIGFWYAKPEAAEAAKKAFLVNRIGDLGFAIALFILWTYAPNHDLSYSNILTLETRDLLSSTPLFLGQSALFWVVLLLFWAATAKSAQIPLYVWLPDAMEGPTPVSALIHAATMVTAGVYLLARSSLLLAAEPGLQAVVSTIGCATALLAALIALTQTDLKRVLAYSTVSQLGFMFMGLGAAVGHIAQFAVIAAVFHLFTHAFFKALLFLGSGSVMHAMGGVIDMRQFGGLRHRLPYTCWTFAIGALALCGLFPLAGFWSKDEILAALSAASHDESVRYAGLYLGIYWVATFTALLTAFYTGRAFFLTFWGPEKLPTPDGHHSTSGSASDAHAVSGGAAFGVDTPAPDSPELARYDSAMGSHRSEPESQGHHAPHGHGDDSHHGHDSHFGHESPPIMTVPLMVLAVCAVLVGVIFGPTTHWFAHHVEATPTFDLLEHGKHEFDWATAITGTLAALIGLGLSIIMYARPSELPSKLFNAIRPLANASWNKFYVDEAYSVLVVAPTRLLATISRYFDVYVIDGLVKFVAFVPRLIGQDALRPLQNGLVQSYAIVTAMGIAALLILLMFVG from the coding sequence GTGGTTGAGTCGCTGATCCGCAACGTCTGGCTGATCCCGCTACTGCCCCTTCTGGGCGGGCTCATCGCCTTCGTCGGCGGCCGGCGATTGCAGGGCTGGAACCACCTGCCGGTCATCGCTGGAATCGCCCTCTCCTTTTTGCTCAGTTTGACCATCCTCCTCGGCACCGATGGGGCCGAGGTCACCCAGGTTTATTCCTGGTTCAATATCGATCAGACGATCGCTTCCGCGGAGGCCGCCGAGACTGATCTCAGAGATGCCGCCCTGACGATCCCGATCGAGTTTCGGGTGGACGGCCTCACGACCATGATGCTCGGAATGGTGACATTCGTGGCATCGATCGTCGCCGTCTTTGCCGCGGGCTACATGGCTGGAGACCCTGGTTATCCACGGTTCTTCTTTGTTTTCGGCATGTTCGTCTTCTCGATGACGGGACTGGTGCTTTCGAGCAACTTCCTGCTCACCTATGCCTTCTGGGAAGGCGTCGGTCTCTGTAGCTACCTTCTCATTGGGTTCTGGTACGCCAAGCCAGAGGCCGCGGAAGCAGCCAAGAAAGCGTTCCTCGTCAATCGGATCGGCGACCTTGGGTTTGCGATCGCCCTGTTCATCCTTTGGACCTACGCGCCGAACCATGACCTGAGTTACTCGAATATCCTGACACTGGAGACTCGGGACCTTCTCTCCTCAACACCGCTGTTTCTCGGGCAGTCGGCCCTGTTCTGGGTCGTTTTACTCCTGTTCTGGGCGGCGACCGCGAAAAGTGCTCAGATTCCTCTCTATGTCTGGCTGCCCGACGCCATGGAAGGCCCAACGCCGGTGTCCGCCCTTATCCATGCCGCAACCATGGTGACGGCCGGGGTCTACCTGCTCGCTCGATCCAGTCTCCTGCTCGCAGCCGAACCCGGTCTTCAGGCTGTCGTATCGACCATCGGCTGCGCAACAGCGCTGCTCGCCGCGTTGATCGCGCTGACGCAAACGGATTTGAAACGTGTTTTGGCCTACTCCACCGTGAGCCAACTCGGATTTATGTTCATGGGCCTGGGCGCGGCGGTGGGTCACATCGCACAGTTCGCTGTGATCGCCGCGGTGTTTCATCTGTTTACCCACGCGTTCTTCAAGGCATTGCTCTTCCTCGGGTCCGGTTCTGTCATGCACGCGATGGGTGGCGTCATCGACATGAGACAGTTTGGTGGGCTTCGCCACCGACTTCCTTATACGTGCTGGACCTTCGCGATCGGTGCCCTGGCCCTCTGCGGTCTGTTCCCATTGGCGGGATTCTGGAGTAAGGACGAGATTCTTGCCGCATTGAGTGCCGCATCTCACGACGAGAGTGTCCGCTACGCCGGACTCTATCTCGGAATCTACTGGGTCGCGACCTTCACTGCGTTGCTCACGGCCTTCTACACGGGGCGAGCCTTCTTCCTGACCTTCTGGGGTCCGGAGAAATTACCGACTCCGGATGGCCATCATTCGACCTCCGGATCCGCTTCGGACGCACATGCTGTTTCAGGCGGAGCGGCCTTCGGCGTCGATACGCCTGCCCCAGACTCTCCCGAGCTTGCTCGCTACGATTCTGCAATGGGGTCTCACCGAAGTGAACCGGAGTCTCAGGGGCACCACGCTCCTCACGGACACGGCGATGACTCCCATCACGGTCACGATTCCCATTTCGGTCACGAATCACCGCCGATCATGACCGTTCCGTTAATGGTGCTGGCCGTCTGTGCGGTCCTGGTCGGTGTCATTTTCGGCCCCACGACTCACTGGTTCGCACACCATGTTGAGGCAACCCCGACGTTCGATCTGCTCGAACATGGCAAGCATGAGTTTGACTGGGCCACCGCAATCACGGGAACACTGGCAGCCCTCATCGGCCTCGGTCTGAGCATCATCATGTATGCTCGACCTTCCGAACTTCCGAGCAAGCTGTTCAATGCCATTCGTCCCCTGGCAAACGCCTCGTGGAACAAGTTCTACGTGGACGAAGCCTATTCCGTGCTCGTCGTTGCTCCCACGAGACTTCTTGCTACCATCAGCCGGTATTTCGATGTTTATGTCATCGATGGCCTGGTGAAATTCGTGGCCTTTGTGCCTCGACTGATTGGTCAAGACGCGCTTCGACCGCTCCAAAACGGCTTGGTCCAGTCCTACGCGATTGTGACCGCCATGGGGATTGCCGCGCTTTTGATCCTCTTGATGTTCGTCGGCTAA
- a CDS encoding NADH-quinone oxidoreductase subunit J family protein, protein MTLLDTRDFGWILAIVVFGWVGLWLLLPHRHGGARTTRATSVGALLAGITLLLILPLLTPPGPLLPTLFFYAFSILALVGAVLMITARDPVYSALWFATVVLSSSGLFLLAGAQFLAAGTVIVYAGAIIVTFLFVLMLAQSHGQAIYDRSARRPLASSFTSLLLLGALVASIIATGSDVTPETPSPVVSVQDLIEVENSSIDPVALVASSAVRETARLPKPVEFGQRPPHVAGLGGTLFTDHLLTVEVIGLLLFIALIGAVAIATPRTPVRPDRSGGSAPGSSSAPAGTA, encoded by the coding sequence GTGACGCTGCTCGACACTCGCGACTTCGGCTGGATCCTGGCGATCGTCGTATTCGGCTGGGTGGGTTTGTGGCTCCTGTTGCCCCATCGCCACGGAGGGGCTCGGACGACCCGCGCCACCTCGGTCGGTGCACTCCTTGCCGGGATCACTTTATTGCTGATCCTTCCCCTCCTGACGCCTCCGGGCCCCCTCCTGCCGACCTTGTTTTTCTACGCCTTCAGCATCCTAGCGCTCGTGGGCGCAGTCCTGATGATCACCGCTCGCGATCCGGTGTACTCGGCACTCTGGTTCGCCACGGTCGTGCTCTCCAGCTCGGGTTTGTTTCTCTTGGCGGGAGCACAGTTCCTGGCGGCGGGGACGGTGATCGTCTACGCCGGAGCCATCATCGTCACCTTCTTGTTCGTATTGATGCTCGCTCAATCCCACGGGCAAGCCATTTACGACCGAAGTGCCCGGCGTCCTCTGGCGTCGTCATTCACCAGCCTCTTGCTCCTGGGTGCCTTAGTCGCTTCAATCATCGCCACGGGCTCTGACGTGACTCCCGAAACTCCCTCGCCCGTCGTGTCGGTCCAGGACTTGATTGAGGTTGAGAATTCCTCAATCGATCCGGTGGCTCTGGTGGCGTCCTCCGCAGTTCGCGAAACGGCTCGCCTGCCCAAACCGGTTGAGTTTGGCCAGCGTCCGCCCCACGTCGCAGGCCTGGGAGGAACTCTTTTCACCGACCATTTGTTGACGGTGGAGGTGATCGGGTTGCTCCTGTTTATTGCCCTGATTGGAGCCGTTGCCATCGCAACACCCCGAACTCCGGTTCGCCCCGATCGCTCTGGAGGCTCGGCGCCCGGATCTTCGTCTGCCCCTGCCGGAACTGCCTGA
- the nuoK gene encoding NADH-quinone oxidoreductase subunit NuoK, giving the protein MTDYAFSFDQLSNYLIIGAALMSLGMLGFLSRRNLIVMFLSAEMMLQGTALTLVSFSRFHGNWTGQVFTIVMLTVAASEAALALALILVLFNRNRSLDVSLWQGLRESGLPESLDTDKAEPYVPLPGPESYPNLTPSGVEPPHPRQPWEQRRG; this is encoded by the coding sequence ATGACGGACTACGCTTTTTCTTTTGATCAGCTCTCGAACTACCTGATCATCGGCGCCGCGCTGATGTCGTTGGGGATGCTCGGGTTTCTCTCCCGGAGAAACCTGATCGTCATGTTTCTTTCGGCCGAGATGATGCTCCAGGGGACCGCACTGACGCTCGTCTCGTTCAGTCGGTTTCATGGGAACTGGACGGGGCAGGTCTTCACCATCGTGATGCTGACCGTCGCCGCGAGTGAGGCCGCCCTGGCCCTCGCCCTCATTCTGGTCCTGTTCAATCGAAACCGCTCGCTCGATGTTTCGCTCTGGCAAGGCCTCCGCGAGTCTGGGTTGCCTGAGTCGCTCGATACGGATAAGGCCGAGCCGTACGTCCCGCTGCCTGGACCCGAAAGCTATCCGAACCTGACCCCGTCCGGCGTGGAACCGCCGCACCCTCGCCAGCCCTGGGAGCAACGTCGTGGTTGA
- a CDS encoding sigma-70 family RNA polymerase sigma factor encodes MPLFAPQTPPEIRFHQLLREARDGSTEARWLVVQLFRKMMLTIANEEVDQAVQAREAPSDIVQETIVEAQRDLDRFHGMTEKEMRGWLRRVLKRNIQNLHLKYRTIKRDLKRERSIETPTQSHDLSMTDPGPSPSTVLDRRERLQGIDRVIKTLPDHYRQVIELYYRKGFTFAQIGEVMKRSEGAVRQLHARSLHELSKRLK; translated from the coding sequence ATGCCGCTCTTCGCTCCTCAAACGCCACCTGAAATCCGCTTTCATCAACTGCTCCGAGAAGCTCGTGATGGCTCGACCGAAGCACGCTGGCTCGTTGTTCAACTCTTTCGGAAGATGATGCTTACGATTGCGAACGAGGAGGTCGATCAGGCGGTTCAGGCACGCGAAGCACCGTCCGACATCGTTCAGGAGACCATCGTCGAAGCGCAACGCGATCTGGACCGCTTTCATGGAATGACCGAGAAAGAGATGCGCGGGTGGCTGCGAAGAGTCTTGAAACGGAATATTCAAAACCTTCATCTAAAATACCGGACTATCAAGCGCGACCTGAAACGTGAACGATCAATCGAAACTCCAACTCAGAGTCACGATCTCAGCATGACCGATCCGGGTCCGTCACCAAGCACGGTGTTGGATCGTCGTGAGCGACTGCAGGGGATCGATCGGGTCATCAAAACATTGCCCGACCACTATCGCCAGGTCATTGAGCTCTACTATCGAAAAGGTTTCACCTTTGCTCAAATCGGAGAAGTCATGAAGCGATCGGAAGGGGCGGTTCGACAGCTCCACGCCCGATCGCTTCATGAACTCAGCAAACGTCTCAAGTAA
- a CDS encoding glycosyltransferase family 2 protein, whose translation MSPSSVRLTVALPTYNGARHLAEALRSILDQSSPPFDLLVCDDRSEDETLSVIQQLAGDRARIVVNPERLGLAGNWNRCASLSRTPYLAIVHQDDVLLPGHLALLLRVFSQHPDLGMACGATQVIDEFSLLIPPSVIERPDLGPTDRLYPPGAFVAELAERNPVRCSSVMLQVDALNDVGGFDPSYRYAVDWDCWLRIARRWPVAWLTTPTVAVRWHSESETHRFHRGTADLDEVARLLDQLHTLDSALLPDPLASRRAADRALSAAYLNRSLDALHAGDALLARSSLGRSFSLHRPILGRILRDPRLALQMAALVLAPRWASRHLQHPAESPSVPPRNEPPAEP comes from the coding sequence ATGTCTCCCTCCTCTGTCCGCCTGACCGTGGCCCTGCCCACCTACAACGGGGCTCGCCACCTCGCCGAGGCACTCCGTTCCATCCTTGACCAGTCCTCCCCACCGTTCGATCTGCTTGTTTGTGACGATCGCTCCGAGGACGAAACCCTCTCCGTGATCCAACAACTGGCCGGCGACCGAGCCCGGATCGTCGTCAACCCCGAGCGCCTGGGCCTCGCCGGCAACTGGAATCGCTGCGCCTCTCTGTCCCGAACACCCTACCTGGCGATTGTTCATCAGGATGATGTCCTCCTCCCCGGACATCTCGCCTTGCTCCTCCGCGTCTTCTCCCAGCATCCCGACCTCGGCATGGCCTGCGGAGCAACCCAGGTCATCGACGAATTCAGCCTGCTCATCCCCCCCTCGGTCATCGAGCGTCCCGACCTCGGCCCGACCGACCGTCTCTATCCTCCCGGTGCCTTCGTGGCCGAGCTGGCCGAGCGGAACCCGGTCCGCTGTTCCTCGGTCATGCTCCAGGTCGACGCCCTGAATGACGTCGGCGGCTTCGACCCCTCCTATCGCTACGCCGTCGACTGGGATTGCTGGCTCCGCATCGCCCGCCGCTGGCCGGTCGCCTGGCTGACCACTCCCACGGTCGCCGTCCGCTGGCATTCCGAGAGCGAAACCCACCGCTTCCACCGCGGCACGGCCGATCTCGACGAAGTGGCCCGCCTGCTCGATCAGTTGCACACGCTCGACTCGGCTCTCTTGCCCGACCCCCTCGCCTCACGCCGGGCCGCCGATCGTGCGCTCTCGGCCGCCTACCTCAACCGATCGCTCGACGCCCTTCATGCCGGTGACGCCCTCCTGGCCCGCTCGAGCCTCGGCCGATCGTTCTCCCTGCATCGCCCGATCCTGGGACGAATCCTCCGCGATCCTCGCCTCGCCCTTCAGATGGCCGCCCTCGTCCTCGCCCCTCGTTGGGCCTCCCGACACTTGCAGCATCCCGCGGAATCGCCCAGTGTTCCACCTCGAAACGAACCGCCCGCCGAGCCTTGA
- a CDS encoding DUF971 domain-containing protein, with protein MSDPPTNIRAHQADQALELSWIDLGTSRVPYHFIRSECPCASCKDEWTGARILDPATIRPDLRIEALEPIGNYAVRIAWNDAHSSGLYTWDHLRDLTQRHERDATPS; from the coding sequence ATGAGCGACCCACCCACCAACATCCGAGCCCACCAGGCCGACCAGGCCCTCGAACTCTCCTGGATCGACCTGGGCACCTCCAGGGTTCCTTACCACTTCATCCGGAGCGAGTGCCCCTGCGCCTCCTGCAAGGACGAGTGGACCGGCGCCCGCATCCTCGACCCCGCCACCATCCGCCCCGACCTCCGCATCGAGGCCCTCGAACCGATCGGCAACTACGCCGTCCGGATCGCCTGGAACGACGCCCACTCCTCCGGCCTCTACACCTGGGACCACCTCCGCGACCTGACCCAGCGGCACGAGCGAGACGCGACCCCCTCCTGA
- a CDS encoding YgiQ family radical SAM protein, with product MDARGWEAVDVVFVTGDAYVDHPSFANGILARVLEAAGYRVAVLAQPDWKSADPWRTFGRPRLFFAISAGNMDSMINHYTANKKVRNDDAYSPGGRIGLRPDRATLPYCQRAREAFPGVPVIAGGVEASLRRLAHYDYWSDTVKRSILLDSKADLVVFGMGEQPILEIARRLSSGETVKDLRDMRGVAYALGAKESPPSDCLTLPTFEEVKTDKLQFARATRIIHQETNPLNARRLVQYHDRQAIVCNPPALPVTEADMDRIYGLPYTRRPHSMYGNEPIPAFESIKDSVTIMRGCFGGCTFCSITAHQGRIIQSRSKDSILKELQAIGQDPSFKGVVSDIGGPTANMYQMKCTRPEVEAVCKRQSCVHPKICKLLGTDHGPLIELMKESRDIPGIRKVLVASGVRMDLAQQSPEYLQELAAHHVGGHLKVAPEHTDPEVLKRMKKPEINDYESFDTAFRAASQRAGKTQYTVPYFIASHPGSDLKAMINLALFLKRNGYKPDQVQDFIPAPFDVATCMYYTGLDPFTGEEVFIARHLRDRKLQRALLQFFKPENYFEVRDALLKAGRSDLIGAGCDCLIPSQPPKAALRARMERANKAVDEGRYVHQIDLKSNASGPPAATASTDRTGQGPRAAGYRPGRSGARRRKR from the coding sequence ATGGACGCCCGAGGATGGGAGGCCGTCGACGTGGTCTTCGTCACCGGAGACGCCTACGTCGATCACCCCTCCTTTGCCAACGGCATCCTCGCCCGAGTCCTCGAAGCCGCGGGCTACCGCGTGGCCGTGCTCGCGCAGCCCGACTGGAAGAGCGCCGACCCCTGGCGGACCTTCGGCCGCCCGCGCCTGTTCTTCGCCATCAGCGCGGGGAACATGGACAGCATGATCAACCACTACACGGCCAACAAGAAGGTCCGCAACGACGACGCCTACAGCCCCGGCGGCCGCATCGGCCTGAGGCCCGACCGCGCTACCTTACCTTACTGCCAGCGTGCGCGCGAGGCCTTCCCCGGCGTCCCCGTCATCGCCGGCGGGGTCGAGGCATCCCTTCGCCGCCTGGCGCATTACGATTACTGGAGCGACACCGTCAAGCGCTCGATCCTGCTCGACTCGAAGGCCGACCTCGTCGTCTTCGGCATGGGAGAGCAGCCCATCCTGGAGATCGCCCGGCGTCTTTCCTCGGGAGAAACGGTCAAGGACCTCCGCGACATGCGAGGTGTCGCCTATGCCCTCGGCGCCAAGGAATCCCCCCCGTCCGACTGCCTCACGCTCCCGACCTTCGAGGAGGTCAAAACGGACAAGCTCCAGTTTGCCAGAGCCACCCGAATCATCCACCAGGAAACCAACCCGCTCAATGCCCGACGCCTGGTCCAGTATCACGACCGCCAGGCAATCGTCTGCAACCCTCCGGCCTTGCCCGTGACCGAGGCCGACATGGACCGCATCTACGGCCTGCCCTACACCCGACGACCCCACTCGATGTACGGCAATGAGCCGATCCCGGCCTTCGAATCGATCAAGGACTCCGTGACCATCATGCGAGGCTGCTTCGGCGGCTGCACCTTCTGCTCGATCACCGCTCACCAGGGGCGGATCATCCAGTCCCGCTCGAAGGATTCGATCCTCAAGGAGTTGCAGGCGATCGGCCAGGACCCGAGCTTCAAAGGGGTTGTCTCCGACATCGGCGGGCCGACTGCCAACATGTACCAGATGAAATGCACCCGTCCCGAGGTTGAAGCCGTCTGCAAGCGCCAGTCCTGTGTTCATCCGAAGATTTGCAAGCTACTCGGCACCGACCACGGCCCCCTGATCGAGCTGATGAAGGAGAGTCGAGACATCCCCGGCATTCGGAAAGTTCTAGTCGCCTCGGGCGTTCGGATGGACCTCGCCCAGCAATCTCCCGAGTACCTGCAGGAGCTGGCCGCCCACCACGTCGGAGGTCACCTGAAGGTTGCCCCCGAACATACTGATCCCGAGGTCCTCAAGCGGATGAAGAAGCCGGAGATCAACGATTACGAGTCGTTCGACACCGCCTTCCGCGCCGCCAGCCAGCGGGCCGGGAAGACCCAGTACACCGTCCCTTACTTCATCGCCTCGCACCCCGGCAGCGACCTGAAGGCGATGATCAACCTCGCCCTGTTCCTAAAGCGCAACGGCTACAAGCCCGATCAGGTCCAGGACTTCATCCCGGCCCCGTTCGACGTGGCCACCTGCATGTACTACACCGGCCTCGACCCGTTCACCGGCGAAGAGGTGTTCATCGCCCGCCACCTCCGCGATCGGAAGCTCCAACGGGCCTTGCTCCAGTTCTTCAAGCCCGAGAACTACTTCGAGGTCCGCGATGCCCTGCTCAAGGCCGGCCGATCCGACCTCATCGGTGCCGGTTGCGACTGCCTGATCCCGTCTCAGCCTCCAAAGGCCGCGCTTCGAGCCCGGATGGAACGGGCCAACAAGGCCGTCGACGAAGGTCGCTACGTCCATCAGATTGACTTGAAGTCAAACGCCTCCGGACCGCCCGCCGCCACGGCCAGTACCGATCGCACCGGCCAGGGGCCGCGAGCGGCCGGCTATCGCCCGGGTCGCTCCGGTGCTCGGAGGCGCAAACGATGA
- a CDS encoding complex I subunit 4 family protein: MATLLVITVMLPLFGGLALLLAPRLDHTVARSGALVTTLVTLALSLILTFAFQVGSADPQFSTQSSEGHYGLPWVAVGDGPGIRFAMGLDGLGLSLFTLTALLMITAVFSSWSSIVERSSTYYALLLFLETGLLGLFASLDVVLFYIFFEFTLIPLFFLVGLFGGPERKRASITFFLYTLAGSLLTLLGVIALIVVHYQYSPERVLTFSIPELTSGLANLRWEEWINTRTTVGAEGYGAFLLQPQVLIFLLLFAGFAIKVPLFPFHTWLPLAHVEAPTAGSVLLAGVLLKVGGYGFLRFNLAMTPMGAAALAPMLVTIAVIGILYGALTALAQSDVKRLVAYSSVSHMGFIALGLFSMTLVSVDGAVLQMINHGLTTGALFACVGILYERYHTREMSQMGGIWNRMPLLAFFLMLASLGSAAVPGLNGFVGEFPILVGSFARFPVAAVFAGFGIILGAYYLFLMLQRVIFGPLREPEQHGHAHDTQVPPVQWYEIAGLAPLLVLIVLIGVYPKPFFDRITPSVEPIVARFPEVGADRSDESTQTVSAERDTVPPRAFLAGPAQVIAQ; the protein is encoded by the coding sequence ATGGCAACGCTCCTGGTAATCACGGTCATGCTTCCCCTGTTTGGGGGCCTCGCGCTCTTACTCGCGCCCAGGCTTGACCATACCGTCGCCCGATCGGGTGCTCTGGTGACGACCCTCGTCACCCTTGCCCTCTCGCTCATCTTGACCTTTGCCTTTCAGGTCGGTTCCGCAGACCCGCAATTCTCGACCCAGTCGAGCGAGGGACACTACGGTCTGCCCTGGGTTGCCGTCGGCGACGGGCCGGGCATCCGTTTCGCAATGGGGCTTGATGGGTTGGGGCTTTCTCTCTTCACCCTGACCGCGTTGCTGATGATCACGGCCGTCTTCTCGTCGTGGTCGTCCATCGTCGAACGCTCGTCAACGTATTACGCGTTGCTGCTGTTCCTCGAAACGGGGCTGCTCGGTCTGTTCGCGAGCCTCGATGTCGTCTTGTTCTACATCTTCTTCGAGTTCACCCTGATCCCCCTCTTTTTTCTCGTGGGGCTCTTTGGTGGACCCGAACGAAAACGTGCGTCGATCACGTTCTTTCTTTACACGTTGGCCGGCAGCTTGCTCACGCTCCTCGGTGTGATTGCACTGATTGTCGTGCATTACCAGTATTCGCCTGAGCGTGTGTTGACGTTCTCGATCCCGGAATTAACGTCCGGACTGGCGAATTTGCGATGGGAGGAGTGGATCAACACCCGCACAACCGTTGGGGCAGAGGGTTATGGGGCCTTCTTGCTCCAACCTCAGGTCTTGATTTTCTTGCTGCTCTTTGCCGGGTTTGCGATCAAGGTTCCTCTCTTCCCCTTTCACACCTGGCTTCCCCTGGCTCACGTGGAAGCTCCCACGGCGGGCTCTGTCCTGCTCGCAGGTGTCTTGCTCAAGGTTGGCGGATATGGCTTCCTCCGCTTTAATCTGGCCATGACGCCGATGGGGGCCGCGGCCCTGGCTCCGATGCTTGTCACCATTGCGGTGATCGGCATTCTTTACGGAGCGCTTACCGCACTGGCCCAGTCCGATGTGAAACGGCTTGTGGCGTACAGTTCGGTCAGTCACATGGGTTTCATCGCGCTCGGACTCTTTTCCATGACGCTGGTCAGTGTGGATGGCGCCGTGCTTCAGATGATCAATCACGGCCTGACCACCGGGGCTCTCTTCGCCTGCGTCGGCATTCTCTATGAGCGCTATCACACGAGAGAGATGAGTCAGATGGGAGGCATCTGGAACCGGATGCCCTTGCTCGCCTTCTTTCTCATGCTTGCTTCACTGGGCTCGGCCGCGGTTCCTGGCCTCAATGGGTTCGTGGGAGAGTTTCCGATTCTGGTCGGAAGCTTCGCTCGGTTCCCGGTGGCTGCCGTGTTTGCAGGGTTCGGAATCATCCTCGGCGCCTACTACCTCTTCCTGATGCTGCAACGCGTGATCTTCGGCCCCCTTCGTGAGCCCGAGCAGCACGGGCACGCTCACGACACGCAGGTGCCTCCGGTGCAATGGTATGAGATCGCGGGGCTTGCTCCCCTGCTGGTCCTCATTGTGCTGATTGGTGTCTATCCCAAACCGTTCTTTGACCGGATCACTCCTTCGGTCGAGCCCATTGTCGCTCGATTCCCCGAGGTTGGGGCGGACCGGTCCGATGAATCGACTCAGACCGTCTCGGCCGAGCGCGACACTGTGCCGCCTCGGGCCTTTCTCGCCGGACCGGCGCAGGTGATCGCCCAATGA
- a CDS encoding NADH-quinone oxidoreductase subunit N: protein MTPDQSETLTRTLLILLPEIVLSISAATIMVAGPFVRWGRSLWAGLSGAAILASLVTLLAIARLETTDFAYGTVALNDALSLYARLAFLLTGLILLALGSNQIGDDRAPEFFGAILFVIAGSMVVSTANELVFLFVGLELISIPTYLLLYLPRRDRQAQEAATKYFFLSVFSTGLLLFGFAYLYGLTGVTNLKALAFLMHEGEGIITSGNVAFGLIAVVFITAGLGFRVAAVPFHFYAPDVYQGAPTVITALLAWIPKGIGFVAMIRVLTSVVSVGDPMLSERAVFLAWIIAAATLVLGNTVALVQTNLKRLFAYSSIAHAGYLMIGIAVAFATVEDPSNLGPNSGAEGLIFYLAAYALMTLGAFGVILLLEGVGERAETIDDLSGLSRTRPLLSLAMALCLFSLAGVPPLAGFWGKFLIFASAWNAAPIQGIPSLRLLAVIGVINAAVGAYYYLRIVAAMYYGTPAQVTDSTDRVRPSWPVVAAVGTCAVLSLVLGCIPGPLQTASRQAADSAIYQPSPVRVEAPSNEDLTDELAQLEAQETR from the coding sequence ATGACTCCCGATCAGTCGGAAACGCTTACCCGGACACTCCTGATCTTGCTGCCGGAAATCGTTCTTTCGATCTCCGCCGCGACCATCATGGTGGCTGGACCTTTCGTACGATGGGGGCGGTCACTCTGGGCTGGACTCTCAGGAGCTGCAATCCTTGCGTCGCTCGTGACCCTGCTTGCGATCGCTCGGTTAGAAACGACCGACTTCGCTTATGGCACGGTGGCTCTGAACGATGCGCTATCGCTCTATGCGAGGCTCGCGTTCCTCCTCACCGGGTTGATTTTGCTGGCGCTCGGATCGAATCAGATCGGAGATGATCGAGCTCCCGAGTTCTTTGGGGCAATCCTCTTCGTGATTGCCGGTTCGATGGTGGTCAGCACCGCGAATGAACTGGTATTTCTCTTTGTCGGGCTCGAATTGATTTCGATTCCCACCTATCTCTTGCTGTACCTGCCGAGACGCGATCGGCAGGCTCAAGAGGCAGCGACGAAGTACTTCTTCCTGAGTGTCTTCTCGACCGGTTTACTCCTTTTTGGGTTCGCCTACCTTTATGGGTTGACCGGGGTCACGAATCTGAAAGCACTCGCCTTTCTGATGCACGAAGGGGAAGGGATTATCACCTCGGGGAACGTTGCGTTCGGTCTGATCGCCGTGGTGTTCATCACCGCCGGCCTCGGGTTTCGCGTGGCGGCAGTCCCGTTTCACTTTTATGCCCCTGACGTGTACCAGGGAGCTCCGACGGTGATCACCGCGTTGCTCGCCTGGATTCCCAAGGGGATCGGCTTCGTGGCGATGATCCGAGTGCTCACCTCGGTCGTCAGTGTGGGTGATCCGATGCTGTCGGAGCGGGCGGTCTTCCTGGCCTGGATTATTGCGGCGGCAACATTGGTGCTTGGCAATACCGTGGCCCTGGTCCAGACCAATCTCAAGCGACTCTTTGCCTACTCATCGATTGCCCACGCAGGGTACTTAATGATTGGCATCGCGGTGGCATTTGCCACGGTCGAGGATCCCTCGAACCTCGGACCCAACTCCGGGGCGGAAGGTCTTATCTTCTATCTCGCAGCCTACGCGTTGATGACCCTTGGTGCCTTCGGAGTCATCTTACTCCTCGAAGGGGTCGGGGAGCGTGCTGAAACGATCGACGACCTGTCCGGTCTCTCCCGCACTCGGCCGCTGCTGAGCCTCGCCATGGCACTCTGCCTGTTCAGCCTTGCGGGAGTACCTCCGCTGGCGGGGTTCTGGGGCAAGTTTTTGATCTTCGCTTCCGCCTGGAACGCGGCTCCGATCCAGGGGATTCCCTCGCTTCGACTGCTGGCGGTGATCGGTGTGATCAACGCGGCAGTGGGTGCCTATTACTATCTGCGAATCGTCGCAGCCATGTATTACGGTACTCCCGCGCAGGTCACCGATTCGACCGACCGAGTTCGCCCTAGTTGGCCTGTGGTCGCGGCAGTTGGTACCTGTGCGGTGTTGAGCCTGGTCCTCGGTTGCATTCCAGGGCCGCTTCAAACTGCAAGCCGTCAGGCTGCCGATTCAGCGATTTATCAACCCTCTCCAGTACGAGTCGAAGCTCCTTCAAACGAAGACCTCACCGACGAACTCGCCCAGCTCGAGGCTCAGGAAACTCGTTGA